The Bacillus sp. (in: firmicutes) genomic sequence GAGGGAGCGATATCCGTTTTGTTCTTCCTCTGCCAAGCGCTCTAGTAAATATAAGAGGCGGTCTTCTACTTTTCCATATGCTACCTGCTCTAAAACATCGAGAGTTCGGCCAAACTTTTTTGTCACATATTCAAGGAAGGTAAAGGTGAGTTCTGGAGATTGTAATAAAATGTCCTTTACTTCTGAAATAGGAAGCGGGATGATTGAAATAGGTGTTAACGCTCGGACGTAAAGCGTACGATTACTTGGTGAAAACATCGCTAATACTCCTATGAAATCACCAGAGTGGAATAAATCGATGACACACTCTTTTCCGTCAGGATTTATATAAAATAATTGAGCAACACCGTCAGTCAAAACAAAAATATTGTTACCAGCA encodes the following:
- a CDS encoding Crp/Fnr family transcriptional regulator, translated to MESLLSYFPSHIREKWINQEKKTYKKGDFIRTPAGNNIFVLTDGVAQLFYINPDGKECVIDLFHSGDFIGVLAMFSPSNRTLYVRALTPISIIPLPISEVKDILLQSPELTFTFLEYVTKKFGRTLDVLEQVAYGKVEDRLLYLLERLAEEEQNGYRSLPSYLTHRDIAAMIGSTRETVTSLLNQFLLDGRLLEKNNQFWLKV